One Emys orbicularis isolate rEmyOrb1 chromosome 20, rEmyOrb1.hap1, whole genome shotgun sequence genomic window, CAGAGTGAATGAGACGGGGTGGGGTGGATCATGTCTAGTTTATTCCAGCTCTCATCATTACATCCCACACAGGGGGAGGGACAAAGTTCAGACCATCACTCCCTGAGTAGTCctccccggatgcctgggtcctaCCGACTCCACAGCCGGGGAGAGGCCCCCCCAAAACACTCATGGGCTACGCAGGGTTAGACTAGCAGAATGTAAATAGAGAGGGGCCTTAGGGATCCCCAAACCCGCCCACCGTGGGGACTCCAGCAGCCGCACTTCCGCTGGGTCTATGGCAGGTCAGGTGACCTGGTGGCTGGGGGGGGCTAGGTGAGGCAAGGAGCCCGGGGAGGGGTCAGAAGCATCCATAGCGATGGTCGGGCGAGCTCTGGCGTTTCTTGCCACGGGGCCGGTTGTGGGAACGCGAGAAGGACGGGGCCCTGGGAGAGAGAACAGAGTCAGCTTGGCCATGGCTGGCCCCCAGGGGGCGCTGCGTCACCCCCCGGCCCCTAGAGCTCCCCCGGGGGCGCTGCGTCACCCCCCGGCCCCTAGAGCTTCCCGTGTCACCCCCCAGGGGGCGCTGCGTCACCCCCTGGCCCCTAGAGCTCCCCTGGGGGCGCTGCATCACCCCCTGGCCCCTAGagctcccccggccccccagggggcgctGCGTCACCCCCTGGCCCCTAGAGCTCCCCTGGGGGCGCTGCGTCACCCCCTGGCCCCTAGAGCTCCCCTGGCCCCCCAGGGGCGCTGCGTCACCCCCCGGCCTCCAGAGCTTCCCTAGCCCCCCAGGGGGCGCTGCGTCACCCCCTGGCACCTAGagctcccccggccccccagggGCGCTGCGTCACCCCCCGGCCTCTAGAGCTTCCCTAGCCCCCCAGGGGGCGCTGCGCCACCCCCTGGCCTCTAGagctcccccggccccccagggggcgctgcgccgccccccagcccctAGAGCTTCCCTAGCCCCCCAGGGGGCGCTGCGCCACCCCCCGGCCTCTAgagcttccccagccccccagggggcgctGCGTCACCCCCTGGCCCCTAGAGCTCCCCTGGGGGCACTGTGTCACCCCCTGGCCCCTAGAGCTCCCCTGGCCCCCCAGGGGCGCTGCGCCACCCCCCGGCCTCTAGagctcccccggccccccagggggcgctGCGCCACCCCCCCCGGCCTCtagagctcccccagccccccagggggcgctgcgccgccccccagcccctAGAGCTCCCCGCGTCACCCCCCAGCTCCGAGagctcccccggccccccagggGCGCTGCATCACCCCCCAGCCCCtagagctcccccagccccccagggggcgctGCGTCACCCCCCAGCCCCTAGAGCTCCCCCGGGGGCGCTGCGTCACCCCCCGGCCTCTAGAGCTCCCCGCGTCACCCCCCAGGGGGCGCTGCATCACCCCCCGGCCCCgagagctcccccggcccctAGAGCTCCCCTGGGCCCCCAGGGGGCGCTGCGTCACCCCCCGGCCCCTAGagctcccccggccccccagggGTGCTGTGTCACCCCCCAGTCCCTCCTGAGCTCCCCCTGGggggcactgcccccagcccctatACCTCCCCGCCCCCGTCATCATTCACCCAGCACCCCTGACCCCTGCTACCCATtctgccccagcaccccccaacctCATTTGTACAGCCCAGGGACTTCCTTACCCTGCCCCCGCAGGACCCCTGCGCCCCCCGCTCTGGAAGAGCAGCTGCCCCCGCCCTCCAGTCACCCCCCAGGGGCccaggccccctgcccccactcaccgccCGCGCTGGCTCTGCCCGTAGAGCTGCCGGCGCAGCTCCCGGGATATGGGCCGCAGGTGCATGAAGTTGCAGAACCCGCCGCGTGTGCACtctctggggggcagagagcaaGGGGGTGAAAGCTGGCAATGGGGGCACCTCgtggcagctggtgctggccagggGGCACTGACCCTGAAGGGTTAACGGGACCAGGGCACCTGGCAGGTGCCTGCCGGGGGAGAGGAATCCCTGAGACTCCACGTTCCCTCGAAGCTGCGCGGCCGCAAAGCTGGCTATTAAGCACTGCGCAGGCGCttagggctgtggtggggagagatgcctcttccCAATGCCTGGCCCTGCCACGGCACCCCTCCCCAAAGCCCACCCCGGCCAcggcacccctcccccggccctgACCTGCTACGGCACCCCTCCCCAAGGCCCAACCCTGCCACGGCACCCCTCCCCAAAGCCCACCCCGGCCATggcacccctcccctggcccagaCCTGCCAcggcacccctcccccggcccagtCCTGAACCTGCCCGCCCCTccctgggcccagtcctgccacggcatccctcccccagcccagtcctGCCACGGCACCTCTCCCCCGGCCCAGTCCTGCCACGGCACCTCTCCCCAAAGCCGAGACCTACCACGGCACCTCTCCCCAAAGCCCAGTCCTGCCACGGCACCTCTCCCCAAAGCCCAGTCCTGAAcctgcccgccccggccccgaACCAGCCCTGAACCTGCCGCAGTTGACAGGCgccactcccccagcccagccccgaaCCTGCCGCAGCCAGGGGACAGGCGCCTTCCCCGGCCCCGACCCAGTCCCGAACCTGCCACAGCTGGGGGACAGGTGACCCACCCTTGGCCCAACCCAGCCCCTAACCTGCCGCGGCCGGGGGACAGGTGACCCACCCTTGGCCCAACCCAGCCCCTAACCTGCCGAGGCTGGGGGACAGGCGCCCCGGCCCTGGCCGGCCTGgacctgctgtggctgggggagaggcgcctctcccccccagcccaggtgctgctgctgggagagagagatggggtgagtcctctctccccactgtagccccagtgcaccccaaagccctcatctccagctccaccccagagcccacacccccagccggagccctcacccccccacatcccaaccctcgaccccagcccagagccccctcctgcactccgaatccctcagccccagcccctcaccccctcccgcactccgaatccctcagccccagcccctcacccccctcccgcactccgaatccctcggccccagccccgagccctcacccactcccgcactccgaatccctcggccccagccccgagccctcacccactcctgcactccgaatccctcggccccagccccgagcccccctcccgcactccgaatccctcggccccagccccgagcccccctcccgcactccgaatccctcggccccagcccctcaccccttcccgcactccgaatcccttggccccagcccctcaccccctcccgcactccgaatccctcggccccagcccctcaccccctcccgcactccgaatccctcggccccagcccctcaccccctcccgcactccgaatccctcggccccagccctgagccccgagcccccctcccgcactccgaatccctcggccccagccccgagccctcacccactcccgcactccgaatccctcggccccagccccgagccctcacccactcccgcactccgaatccctcggccccagccccgagccctcacccactcctgcactccgaatccctcggccccagccccgagcccccctcccgcactccgaatccctcggccccagcccctcaccccttcccgcactccgaatccctcggccccagcccctcaccccctcccgcactccgaatccctcggccccagcccctcaccccctcccgcactccaaatccctcggccccagccccgagccctcacccactcccgcactccgaatccctcggccccagccccgagccctcacccactcctgcactccgaatccctcggccccagccccgagcccccctcccgcactccgaatccctcggccccagcctcgagccccgagccccctccctcactccgaatccctcggccccagccccgagccccctccctcactccgaatccctcggccccagccccgagccccctccctcactccgaatccctcggccccagccccgagccccctccctcactccgaatccctcggccccagccccgagccccctccctcactccgaatccctcggccccagccccgagccccctccctcactccgaatccctcggccccagccccgagccccctccctcactccgaatccctcggccccagccccgagctcccctcccgcactccgaatccctcggccccagccctgagccccgagcccccctcccgcactccgaatccctcggccccagccccgagcccccctcccgcactccgaatccctcggccccagccccgagcccccctcccgcactccgaatccctcggccccagccctgagccccgagcccccctcccgcactccgaatccctcggcccgagcccccctcccgcactccgaatccctcggccccagccccgagcccccctcccgcactccgaatccctcggccccagccctgagccccgtcccgcACTCCGAACAGGTGCACCaacatggaggtgatgtgtcacaaaattcattccgcacatgggtgggaaaaatgcGAGGGAACACTGCCAAGGGTTAATGGGGCCCAGGTGCCCAATGGATacttgctggggaggggaggtccCCGAGGGGTTAAGAGGACCGGGGAGCCTGGTGGGTACtggcctggggagaggggggtccCTGAGGAGTTAGAGGGCTGGGGTGACCGGCAGGTACCTTCCTGGGGAGAGGTGATCCCGAGGGATTATGGGGCCAGGGCGCCCAGCGGGTACCGGCCAGAAAGGAGGATCCCCGAGGGGTTAACAAGGGCAGAGTCCCAGAGGTGCCATTCCTGtgcccagtcacttaccccatcTCGTACTGGCGGCAGCAGGACTCACGGAAGTCGGTGACTGGGGACAGCTCGGCCCGCACGGCCTGGCCATTGAACCAGCGATTGTTCAGCTCCCCCACGGCCCGCTCGGCGTCCTCCTCCCGCCGGAACTGGGGAGGGACGAGAGTCAAAAGGGCCtgcctctagggggcgctggccccAATCTGCCCCCAGGGTGGGTACTGGCTGGctcggaggaggggggggaaatggggcacagggcctttTTCCGCTCTAGGTGGCGTTGGCCccaatctggccccagggcgggaactggctggctcaggggggtgggaggaatggggcacagggcctttcccctctagggggcattGGCCccaatctggccccagggcaggtactggctggctcgggggggtgggaggaatggggcacagggcctttcccctctagggggtgttGGCCccaatctggccccagggcaggtactgcctggctcgggggggggggggggaggaggaatggggcacagggcctttcccctctatggGGCGCTGGCcccgatccggccccagggcaggtactggctggctcgggggggtgggaggaatggggcacagggcctttcccctctagggggcgttGGCCccaatctggccccagggcgggtACTGGCTGGCTCCGGGGGTGGGCGGgaggaatggggcacagggcctttcccctctgtggGGCGCTGGCCCCGATCCGGCCCCAGGGTGGgtactggctggcttggggaggcagaggggggagctgggggttacCTTGACATAGACGTTGCCGACCAGGTGGTCCCCAAGGTTGTCACAAACGTTCATCTCCTCGATCTCCCCATACTTCTCCTCCAGCTCCGTGAAGACCTCCTGGCGCAGGGACAGAATGAGCTTCATGGGGTGAATACACACAGAGACGGCTCGCCTGGCCATGGGCAGCTGGGGAACCGCCACACATAATGCTGCACAGGGATGGCTCGCCTGGCCctgggatgcagccacctctggggcagggcagctggggaaaAGTCACACATAATGCTGCACAGGGATGGCTCGCCTGGCCctgggatgcagccacctctggggcagggcagatggggaacagccacacataACGCTGCACAGGGACAGCTCGCCTGGTCctgggatgcagccacctctggggcagggcagctggggaacagccgcacaGTGATACCACGTAAGGATGGCTTGCCTGATGTGAGATGCAGTCACTAtttctggcttctattcccagctctgggaggggaggggagttttgTGGTTGTGGAGTGGGGGgacctgggaaccaggactcctgggttctatcctagcTTGCTTTCAGTGACTCACCTCAAAGAAATTGTCGTAATGCTCCTGCACTTCCACATCGCTGACATGACCCGGAGGAGAGAGACACGGACTCACTGCTGTCGGACAATGGGCAAGCTGCATGCGGTACCCCCTGTGCCTCCTGTCACCAGGAGTGAGGGGAGTCTCCAGAGACCACGAGCTTCCTCACAAACAAGGCAGTGCCCAGGAGCATGGACGGAGACCTGAGCAGGGCGTTAAGGGCTGGGAGGCTGTGCACTTCCCCAGACAGTGTCCCATGCAGCTGGGCCAGGAGGGGGTAGCGGGTACTCACAGTGCGAGCCGTCTGCCGACTGGGCCGTGTTCTGGGGGGTTCCGATACAGGTTCAGCAGCACGATGGTCTACAAACGGAGATGCAGACACAGTGAGGTGTCcgtgttccccagctgccccccgcCCGAAGGTGGCTGCGTCCCAGCGCCAGGTGAGCGGTCCCCATGTGGCGTTATGTGTGGCTGTTCCccgcctgccccgccccagaggtggctgaatCCTGATCCCCAGACGCTGCGCCCCGGAGCCCCATTGCAAGGCTCACCTGGCTGAAGGTGGGTCTGTTGTGGAGGCGGGAACACCTGTCTCCGTGCCGACAAGCCCCGATCTTAAAGTAAAAAGAGCAGTTAACCCTGGAAAAGGGCCAGAGACGTTTAGTGAGCAAGGGGCTGGCAGTGCCAGCAACCCCCAGAGTGCCTGGGACCCAtgggtcctgactcccaacccagggagagaacccaggagtcctgactcccagcccccgcctccccgagccagggagagaacccaggagtcctgactcccaacccccgagccagggagagaacccaggagtcctggtcatCTgacctttgcccccctccccccactcattTGTCTTTCTCGGTGCCGAAGATGGAGGCCAGGTATTCGGCCATCTTCCCTCTTCCACCCGCCCCGGGGcacgctgggagttgtagtccccacCCCAATAGACCCCCCTCCACAGACTGGGCGgcttggcttgtactgaacaTGCGCACCCGGaccgagcatgctcagtaacacctgctgaagccgctgccctcgctctgcccttacttggagtggggggggggtggctgggtcTGGGGTGGAAACTGGATGTGGGGTgaagcagctggaggcaggggtgggggaggggggaacaggaCCCAGGGGttcagcccagggaggaggcacTGCCAGAGGGTGGCACGGGGCAAAGCCccagcacaggggtgcagggcacCTGCCGGGTTTGCAAAAATAGAATgcaagcagttttttttttaatttcccctctcccaggccaGCACGTCACAGCAACCGCTGCTCAGGGCTGCGCTGTGCAGGGCGCCTCCCAACCATGGCGCCCTGGGCAGTCCAGTCGCCCGCCCCTAAGGCGTGTTTCTTTTGGTAacaagcgtggggggggggggggggggagcgtggcCCTTCTGACCCCCCCGGTTCCAGCGCCCTGGCTGAGACACACCGTCGCAGTATTTTAAGCaatctgaaaatgtttttgttgcaGCCCATGCGTCTGGGTCCTCACACCGCTATGGGTAGCGCACCCTGGGCCCGGGAACATCcccgccataggcgccgactccatgcccggagcacccacagggaaaatttagtgggtgctctgcacccactggcagccaagctccccctccccatgcaccACGTCCCCACTCCTCTGCTGTTTGGCAgcatgctgggagggagggggaggagcgggaacgtggcacgctcagggaaggaggtggggatttggggaaggagttggaataggggcagggaggggatggagtgggggcagggccagagggtGGTCGCGCACCCATCGGCGGGAGCAGAAGTTGGCGCATATGATCCCCACTGTAATGTCAGGAAGGTGAGGGAGACAACGCTGAGTCTGGATGTGCAGCTCTCCTGAGAACATGTGTAACCATAGGCGTGCACacggggtgtgcccaggcacaccctaatgcccgtgggctggatccggcccctcggggctttggatccggcccgcgggatttgccccccgtggtgccgcaGGTCCCGCGCCACTctcagaagcggctggcatggcACCACgtcccgggggggcagagggctccttgcgttgctccaggcactgcaccctgcagcgcccattggccgggaacggggaaccgcagccaatgggagcttcgggggaggtacctggaggccatggcaagggcagcgcacggagccctgtacccccgcccccaggggccGCGCAGGGATGTGGTGAGCggcgcggcgtggggccagggcaggcaaccAGGAAGTGCACTGCTGCCACCCCGAGCCGCTTTAGGTagcggcgccgggccagagcccgaacccctcctgcaccccgccacccaaccccctgccctgagccccctgcctgcaccccgtacccctgctgaaccccaacctcctgccttgagcccccttcctgcaccctgcactcctcctgcaccccaactccctgccctgagccccctgcttgcACCtcgcactctcctgcaccccaactccctgccctgagcccccactgcaccctgcacccccatgcactccaactccctgccctgagccccttacaccccacacccctcctgcaccccaactccctgccctgagccccctgctgcaccctgcaccccaactccctgccctgagccccttatcacatcccacacccctcctgtaccccaaccccctgccctaagacccctgcctgcacctcacaccccaactccctaccctgagccccctcctgcattccgcatccctcctgcaccctaaccccctgccctgagcccccttctgcattccgcatcactcctgcaccccaacccccttccctgaccccctcatacaccccgcacctctcctctgccccaatcccttgccctgagcaccttcctgcacacagcaccccctcccgcaccccaacctttaTGAAGTTcgccttaaa contains:
- the U2AF1L4 gene encoding splicing factor U2AF 26 kDa subunit: MVQAKPPSLWRGVYWGGDYNSQRAPGRVEEGRWPNTWPPSSAPRKTNEWGEGGKDRGLSARRQVFPPPQQTHLQPDHRAAEPVSEPPRTRPSRQTARTEVFTELEEKYGEIEEMNVCDNLGDHLVGNVYVKFRREEDAERAVGELNNRWFNGQAVRAELSPVTDFRESCCRQYEMGECTRGGFCNFMHLRPISRELRRQLYGQSQRGRAPSFSRSHNRPRGKKRQSSPDHRYGCF